In a genomic window of Theropithecus gelada isolate Dixy chromosome 15, Tgel_1.0, whole genome shotgun sequence:
- the SIT1 gene encoding signaling threshold-regulating transmembrane adapter 1, with amino-acid sequence MNQADPRLRAVCLWTLTSAAMSRGDNCTDLLTLGIPSITQAWGLWVLFGAVTLLFLISLAAHLSQWIRGRSRSHPGQGRSGGSVEEVPLYGNLHYLQTGRLSQDPGPDQQDPTPGGPARAAEEVMCYTSLQLRPPQGRIPGPATPIKYSEVVLDSEPKSQALGPEPELYASVCAQTRRARASFPDQAYANSQPAAS; translated from the exons ATGAACCAGGCTGACCCTCGGCTCAGAGCAGTGTGCTTGTGGACTCTCACATCAGCAGCCATGAGCAGAGGTGACAACTGCACGGATCTACTCACACTGG GAATCCCCTCCATAACCCAGGCCTGGGGACTGTGGGTCCTCTTCGGAGCTGTGACGCTGCTGTTTCTCATCTCGCTGGCTGCACACTTGTCCCAGTGGATCAGGGGCCGGAGCAGGAGCCATCCGGGGCAGGGACG CTCTGGAGGGTCTGTGGAAGAGGTTCCGCTGTATGGGAACCTGCATTATCTACAGACAG GACGGCTGTCTCAAGACCCAGGACCAGACCAGCAGGATCCAACTCCTGGAGGCCCTGCCAGG GCTGCAGAGGAGGTGATGTGCTATACCAGCCTACAGCTGCGGCCTCCTCAGGGTCGGATCCCAGGCCCTGCGACCCCCATCAAGTACTCGGAGGTGGTGCTGGACTCTGAGCCAAAGTCCCAGGCCTTGGGCCCCGAGCCGGAGCTCTATGCCTCAGTATGTGCCCAGACCCGCAGGGCCCGAGCCTCCTTCCCCGATCAGGCCTATGCCAACAGCCAGCCTGCAGCCAGCTGA